The genomic stretch CGGATTCTTCTACGTGAACTACACGGCCAATCCGCCCCGCCGCACTATGATTTCACGCTTCAAAGTGTCGGCCGCGGATCCGAATCGCGCTGATTCCAGCAGTGAATCGCTCGTGCTCATGTTCCCGCAGCCGTACAGCAATCACAACGGCGGTGCGCTTGCCTTCGGTCCGGACGGCTACCTCTATATCGCCACGGGTGACGGCGGATCCGGCGGCGACCCTCAGGGCAACGGCCAGAACCGCAAGACGCTGCTCGGAAAATTTCTCCGCATCGATGTGAATTCGCAGTCGCCGGGTCTTGTCTACGGCATCCCCGCCGACAATCCCTTCGTCGGCAATACAGAGGGCTACCGCGAGGAGATCTATGCCTGGGGCATGCGCAATCCCTGGCGCTTCAGCTTCGATCCCGAAACGGGCCGCATGTGGACGGGCGATGTGGGGCAGGGTAAGTTCGAGGAGATCGATATCATCGAGAAGGGAAAAAATTATGGATGGAACATCATGGAGGGTTCCGTCTGTTACCAGCCGGCTTCCGGATGTGATACGACCGGATTGACTCTGCCCGTCGTCAGCTATGGCCGCACGCTCGGCGTCTCCGTTACCGGAGGCCACGTGTACCGCGGCACAGGTGTCCCGTCGCTTGTGGGCAAGTACATCTATGCCGATTTCGGGACGGGCCGTATCTGGACGCTCTCCTACACGCCCGGCAGTGCGGTCACAAATACGGAGCTGCTCAACACCGGAAAAAATATTTCCACCTTCGGTGTGGATCGCAACAACGAGCTGTATTTCTGCGCCTTCGACGGAAAAATCTATCGCTTCACCTCCGGACCCACATCCGTGTCTCCGCGCGAAGCGTCTTCCGACAGGATCACTCTCGAAGCACCGGCGCCGCAGCCAGCGTCCGCGGCCTCCGTCCTGTATCAGACGTTGCGTCTGGAAAAAGACTCCGACGTCCGATTATTTATTGCCGATGCGCTCGGTCGTGAAGTGGTCCGCGTTTTCGAGGGCCGCCTTGTGTCCGGTCAACATCGATTTGTGCTTCCGGCAGCCGGACTCCGACCTGGCACCTATTTCTCAACACTCGAACGAGGCGAACAGCGCCTGGCCCAGCCCCTGCTCCTCCTGCGCTGATCGTGTCACACCCGGCGCGTCCCTGCTCGAGCATCGGGCGCCTGCTGCCGACCGACTCCGCGTGAGTCCACGCGTGCGTCCGCCGCATCATCCGCTCTGTTGCCTTAGCGCTCCCCGTTGCCTATGATGAACTGTGCGGCGGCAGGCAGAACCTGCACCGACACGCGTACGGCATCTTCCGCGACGAGTTCCCCGTCGAGATGAACGGGCACGGGGCGATCGAGCATCACCTCAACGTTGCGCACACGCTCATAGCGCACTTCCGGCGCTGAAAGATGGTGGCCCGTCAACGCGCTGGGAAGTACCTGGAGGATGCGGCGAACAGGTGTACCGCGGACAAGGCAGAGGTCGAGCATTCCGTCGTCAACCAAGGCATGAGGCGTGAGACGGAAGCCGCCGCCGCTAGTCCGGCCGTTGCCGATGCAGGCCAACAGGAGTGTGCTTTCGATAAGATAGTCGCCGATCAAAACGCGGGCGTTTGCAGGGGTGAATGTGCGCAACGTCGCAAACACCCCGAGCAAGTAGGGAAGTATACCGCTGCCGAATTTCATGCGTGAAGCCCTGTACCCGACGGCCGCGTCGAATCCGATCCCGAGTGCATTGACAAACAGCCGCTGCTCCTCGGTGCCTCGAGCGGTCTGTATGTGTGCCCGCGCGAGGTCGATCGTGCTTTCTATTCCTGCTGCCAGGGCCTCGACGCCGTGTCGCGGATTTTTCACCCCGATCATGCGGGCAAAATCGTTGCCTGTTCCCGACGGAATAAGAGCCAGTGTTGCACGCCCGCCGTATGTGCCGTTTACGATTTCGTGTATCGTCCCGTCTCCGCCGAGTCCCGCGATCACCGATTCGGTGCCGTTCAGTTCACGCGCGATGTCGATTGCGTGACCGATGCCGGCAGTGTCGATCCGCGTCACGTCGAGACCCATCTCCGTGCAGTGTCGTACAACAGAATCAGCGACTCGCGCCGTTCTGCCCTTGGCGGAGTGGGGATTCACAATCAGTGTGATTGGCGGCACGGAGCTATCGGCGTGGGGAAATGCGTGAAGGAGGTTGATGATGTATCCGGTCGTCAAGATGAAGAATTCGGCATACAGAATCCAGACTCCATTCACAGCTTCCTTTCGCCCGCGGTCCATCCCCCGGATCGATGTGTCGCCGTGAACTGCGGTCCTACGGCTTTTCACCCGAAAATCGTACCTTTGTCAAGAACCGAGCTTGAGAGGAGCCCATGAACGCCATATCAACAACCCATTTCCCGGATCTGAAACTGTTTCGGCGCGGCAAAGTACGCGATGTCTACGATTTTGAAGATGCCCTGCTGATTGTCGCCACCGATCGTTTATCGGCTTTCGATGTTGTGCTGCCTGATCCGATCCCCATGAAGGGTGCCGTGTTGACGGCCATGTCGCGTTTCTGGTTCGAGCGCAACGGCCACATCGTGCGCAATCACTGCATTTCGATGGATGTATCCGAATACCCCGCGGAATGTGCGCCGTACGCGGATCAACTCCGCGGCCGCAGCATGCTCGTGAAGAAAACGCGCCCGCTGCCGATCGAGTGTGTAGTGCGTGGGTATTTGACCGGCTCGGGCCTGAAGGAATACAACAAGACAAAATCGGTGTGCGGCATTCCTCTTCCCGACGGCCTTTCCGATGGGTCCATGCTGCCCGAACCTCTGTTCACTCCGTCGACAAAGGCCGAAGTGGGTCACGATGAAAACATCACGGTGGAACAGGCCGCCGATCTCATCGGCGCCGACGCCGCGCGGAAAGTCGCCGATCTGAGTATCGCGCTGTACTCACATGCGCGTGATTATGCGCGTGAACGCGGTATCATCATTGCCGACACAAAATTCGAATTCGGTTACGACGGCGACGACATCATCGTCATCGATGAAGTGCTCACGCCCGATTCGTCCCGGTTCTGGCCGATGAACGAGTGGGAGCCGGGCCGTCCTCAGCCGAGCTTCGACAAGCAGTACATCCGCGACTACCTCGAATCCATCGGCTGGAACAAACAGCCGCCCGCGCCCGTGCTTCCTGCCGATGTCATCGCACGCACCACCGAAAAATATCTCGAGAGTTACACGCTTAT from Ignavibacteriota bacterium encodes the following:
- a CDS encoding phosphoribosylaminoimidazolesuccinocarboxamide synthase, with the translated sequence MNAISTTHFPDLKLFRRGKVRDVYDFEDALLIVATDRLSAFDVVLPDPIPMKGAVLTAMSRFWFERNGHIVRNHCISMDVSEYPAECAPYADQLRGRSMLVKKTRPLPIECVVRGYLTGSGLKEYNKTKSVCGIPLPDGLSDGSMLPEPLFTPSTKAEVGHDENITVEQAADLIGADAARKVADLSIALYSHARDYARERGIIIADTKFEFGYDGDDIIVIDEVLTPDSSRFWPMNEWEPGRPQPSFDKQYIRDYLESIGWNKQPPAPVLPADVIARTTEKYLESYTLITGSTLSA
- a CDS encoding diacylglycerol kinase family lipid kinase encodes the protein MDRGRKEAVNGVWILYAEFFILTTGYIINLLHAFPHADSSVPPITLIVNPHSAKGRTARVADSVVRHCTEMGLDVTRIDTAGIGHAIDIARELNGTESVIAGLGGDGTIHEIVNGTYGGRATLALIPSGTGNDFARMIGVKNPRHGVEALAAGIESTIDLARAHIQTARGTEEQRLFVNALGIGFDAAVGYRASRMKFGSGILPYLLGVFATLRTFTPANARVLIGDYLIESTLLLACIGNGRTSGGGFRLTPHALVDDGMLDLCLVRGTPVRRILQVLPSALTGHHLSAPEVRYERVRNVEVMLDRPVPVHLDGELVAEDAVRVSVQVLPAAAQFIIGNGER
- a CDS encoding PQQ-dependent sugar dehydrogenase, which codes for MRSHIRVPLSAVLLLLLASCATRAQVGYEPAFPTLSFDRPVDLQHAGDGTSRLFVVEQQGIIRVFDPSSSAPSANVFLDIRGRVNDSGNEEGLLGLAFHPNFEQNGFFYVNYTANPPRRTMISRFKVSAADPNRADSSSESLVLMFPQPYSNHNGGALAFGPDGYLYIATGDGGSGGDPQGNGQNRKTLLGKFLRIDVNSQSPGLVYGIPADNPFVGNTEGYREEIYAWGMRNPWRFSFDPETGRMWTGDVGQGKFEEIDIIEKGKNYGWNIMEGSVCYQPASGCDTTGLTLPVVSYGRTLGVSVTGGHVYRGTGVPSLVGKYIYADFGTGRIWTLSYTPGSAVTNTELLNTGKNISTFGVDRNNELYFCAFDGKIYRFTSGPTSVSPREASSDRITLEAPAPQPASAASVLYQTLRLEKDSDVRLFIADALGREVVRVFEGRLVSGQHRFVLPAAGLRPGTYFSTLERGEQRLAQPLLLLR